Proteins from a genomic interval of Musa acuminata AAA Group cultivar baxijiao chromosome BXJ1-9, Cavendish_Baxijiao_AAA, whole genome shotgun sequence:
- the LOC135592503 gene encoding protein transport protein Sec61 subunit beta-like — protein MILHLLYNLLADGRHLLDSEQSVDMVAGGAPPRGSAAAAANMRRRRAVGGGAAAAGGGASTMLQFYTDVATGAKMSPNTVLFMSIGFSAVVALLHVVGKLYFVPR, from the exons ATGATCTTACATCTCCTATACAACCTGCTTGCAGATGGCAGACATCTTCTCGATAG TGAACAGTCAGTCGATATGGTTGCTGGCGGTGCGCCACCCAGAGGAAGTGCAGCAGCAGCTGCTAACATGCGCAGGCGGAGGGCAGTAGGTGGTGGTGCGGCAGCAGCGGGTGGAGGTGCCAGTACCATGCTCCAGTTCTACACTGATGTTGCCACAGGGGCCAAGATGTCTCCCAATACTGTTCTCTTCATGAGTATCGGATTTAGTGCTGTGGTTGCTCTTCTGCATGTCGTTGGTAAGCTCTATTTTGTTCCTCGCTAG